One part of the Quercus lobata isolate SW786 chromosome 7, ValleyOak3.0 Primary Assembly, whole genome shotgun sequence genome encodes these proteins:
- the LOC115952752 gene encoding uncharacterized protein LOC115952752 codes for MCILCVIQKWSRRVATMLPWLVIPLIGLWALSQLLPPAFRFEITSPRLACVFVLLVTLFWYEILMPQLSAWRVRRNARLRERKRFEAIELQKLRKTATRRCRNCLTPYRDQNPGGGRFMCSYCGHISKRPVLDLPVPPGMGNSGIIKDLVGKGGKILNGKAWSENGWMCGQDWLENGNWGGGSVSGKSSYWMMNGNGVFGGDENCLAEKSYSGVVIFGWKLLTSFFFSIRWLWRKIFRISSSEDSLNDAEHGILAKKGENGVSYNESKGEKARRKAEEKRQARLERELLEEEERKQREEVARLVEERRRIRDEKIEAEKDHGKTSPPVREKDSKKEAEKKRQERRKDKDKDKGSSKSNSDAEELEKRAGKESERKRELDKKFEIDRREHQKSGMENVKGQSMETGHGMKNISANSFIRGNSGTRYLDRMRGTFLSSSKAFTGGNLFGKGANTPATFTKEYKSNSSVDHVHTFPHKRDSFPPDRVAGKLSTNGDDKNICRPVLLEPQPRPTLKKSWQQLFTRSSSVAPSSNPSVISRPNTKFQTEVQSPQLSSQALLARPYDNPINFGLPSPFTLSTYPYDSTITSLGFPRAIDPTFPRIGEGPREFICEEPEHFEDPCYEPDPIALIGPVSESLNNFQNDRHCSATDKGFEKPHGLKNLSALSEVNKPSPIESPMSREKHNNSNWFPSTPKAHDRHSFAVDDAIPNETGTWQMWNSSPLGQDGLGLVGGNASWLLPPERNRSNKEDFVHPSSQKNMASLFTNEDHVLSGTHSPHNIFLGNGQNGVPFSPVTSSSDNEPWLHSGGFFPPLSGSGNHFAPKAQEETQNDLVYGSPGSGANNPFEPSPANCWSKKEWAVQGSGEGVGTATVTRPHIGGLFPNKDVQSLW; via the exons ATGTGTATACTCTGTGTGATTCAGAAGTGGTCTCGCCGGGTTGCCACGATGCTGCCTTGGTTAGTTATTCCACTCATAGGTCTATGGGCTCTATCTCAGCTTTTACCACCTGCATTTCGGTTTGAGATTACGTCGCCGAGGCTTGCCTGTGTGTTTGTATTGTTGGTTACGCTGTTTTGGTATGAGATTTTGATGCCCCAGCTGTCAGCTTGGCGGGTACGAAGGAATGCCCGGTTAAGGGAGAGGAAGAGGTTTGAAGCGATAGAATTGCAGAAGCTGAGGAAAACGGCAACAAGGAGGTGCAGGAACTGCTTGACTCCGTATAGGGATCAGAATCCTGGTGGGGGTCGGTTTATGTGTTCGTATTGTGGGCATATATCGAAGAGGCCGGTTTTGGACTTGCCTGTACCGCCTGGTATGGGAAATAGTGGTATTATTAAGGATTTGGTTGGAAAAGGTGGGAAGATATTGAATGGTAAGGCCTGGTCGGAGAATGGGTGGATGTGTGGTCAGGATTGGTTGGAGAATGGGAATTGGGGTGGTGGGTCTGTTTCGGGAAAGTCTAGTTATTGGATGATGAATGGGAATGGTGTATTTGGAGGTGATGAGAATTGTTTGGCGGAGAAGTCTTACTCTGGAGTTGTTATTTTTGGGTGGAAGCTGCtgacttcttttttctttagcattAGGTGGCTTTGGAGAAAGATTTTTAGGATTAGTTCATCGGAAGATAGTTTGAATGATGCTGAGCATGGTATATTGGCTAAGAAGGGTGAAAATGGGGTTAGCTATAACGAAAGTAAAGGAGAGAAAGCACGCAGAAAAGCTGAAGAAAAGAGACAAGCTAGGTTAGAGAGGGAACTTTTGGAGGAGGAGGAGCGAAAGCAGAGGGAGGAGGTTGCAAGATTGGTGGAGGAACGTAGAAGAATAAGGGATGAGAAAATAGAGGCTGAAAAGGATCATGGCAAAACATCGCCACCTGTCCGGGAGAAAGATAGTAAGAAGGAAGCAGAAAAGAAGCGTCAGGAAAGAAGgaaagacaaagacaaagacaaaggGTCTAGTAAGAGCAATTCTGATGCAGAAGAGCTGGAAAAGAGAGCTGGTAAGGAGAGTGAGCGAAAGCGGGAATTGGACAAGAAGTTTGAGATTGATCGTCGGGAACATCAGAAATCTGGGATGGAAAATGTGAAAGGCCAGAGCATGGAAACTGGACATGGGATGAAAAATATTTCTGCCAACAGTTTTATCCGGGGAAATTCTGGGACTCGGTATCTGGATCGTATGAGGGGTACATTTTTGTCTTCTTCTAAAGCATTCACTGGTGGTAATCTTTTTGGAAAGGGTGCTAATACTCCTGCTACATTTACAAAAGAATATAAGTCTAACAGTTCTGTAGATCATGTTCATACTTTTCCTCATAAAAGAGATTCATTTCCACCTGATCGTGTAGCTGGGAAACTAAGTACAAATGGAGATGATAAGAACATCTGTCGTCCT GTGCTCTTAGAACCACAACCTAGGCCAACACTTAAAAAATCATGGCAACAATTATTTACCCGTTCATCATCTGTTGCTCCATCATCAAATCCAAGTGTCATAAGCAGACCAAATACAAAGTTCCAAACAGAAGTTCAAAGCCCACAGTTATCCAGTCAAGCATTATTGGCACGACCATATGATAATCCAATAAACTTTGGGCTGCCATCACCATTTACACTGTCTACTTATCCATATGATTCCACAATCACTAGTTTAGGTTTTCCACGTGCCATTGATCCAACCTTCCCTCGCATTGGAGAAGGGCCTCGTGAATTTATATGCGAAGAGCCGGAGCATTTTGAAGACCCATGTTATGAGCCTGATCCGATAGCCTTGATTGGGCCTGTTTCTGAGTCACTTAATAATTTTCAGAATGATCGGCATTGCTCTGCAACAGACAAGGGATTTGAAAAGCCTCATGGTTTAAAGAATCTATCTGCTTTGTCTGAAGTCAACAAGCCTTCTCCTATTGAGTCCCCAATGTCACGAGAAAAGCATAATAATTCTAATTGGTTTCCAAGTACCCCTAAGGCCCATGATAGGCATAGTTTTGCTGTGGATGATGCTATTCCAAATGAGACAGGAACATGGCAAATGTGGAATTCTTCTCCTCTTGGTCAGGATGGTTTAGGTTTAGTAGGTGGGAATGCAAGCTGGCTTTTACCCCCAGAACGGAACAGATCAAACAAGGAAGATTTTGTGCATCCTTCTTCTCAGAAAAATATGGCTTCACTGTTTACAAATGAGGACCATGTCCTTTCTGGCACTCATTCTccacacaatatttttcttggtaATGGACAGAATGGTGTGCCATTCAGCCCTGTTACTAGTTCGAGTGATAATGAGCCCTGGTTACATTCTGGAGGTTTTTTTCCACCATTGTCAGGAAGTGGAAATCATTTTGCTCCCAAGGCTCAAGAAGAAACCCAGAATGATTTGGTGTATGGCAGTCCTGGCTCTGGAGCTAATAATCCATTTGAGCCGTCTCCTGCCAATTGTTGGTCCAA